A genomic segment from Deinococcus roseus encodes:
- a CDS encoding ABC transporter permease has product MNFFLRRLTFFLLTLWAALTLNFFLPKLVPGNPIGAMLAQAQGRMNPEAVHALKLAYGIKEHPDPLYIQYFEYIGKLLHGDFGRSISQFPMNVSDVIAGSAPWTIGLVGISTVISFVLGSLLGLWTAWKRGNKVADAMVPLGLFLNSMPYFWFALISLYIFAYLLNWFPLSGGYASNLSPSDGWPYFQSILLHGFLPAFTIVVTGIGGWLVGMRNNAVSVLNEDYVTFAEAKGLRPERIKNQYVARNAILPSITGFGMALGFVVGGSIVTEIVFSYPGIGRLLYQAVTALDYPLMQGIFLFITAAVLIANLLVEVSYVFLDPRVRGGK; this is encoded by the coding sequence GTGAACTTTTTTCTGCGTCGCCTGACTTTTTTTCTGCTGACCCTGTGGGCGGCCCTCACCCTGAATTTTTTCCTGCCCAAACTGGTGCCCGGAAATCCCATCGGGGCGATGCTGGCCCAGGCGCAAGGGCGGATGAACCCGGAAGCCGTGCATGCTCTAAAACTGGCTTACGGCATCAAAGAGCATCCCGATCCCCTGTACATCCAGTACTTCGAGTACATTGGCAAACTGCTGCACGGTGACTTTGGCCGCTCCATCAGCCAGTTCCCCATGAACGTTTCAGATGTGATTGCTGGCTCTGCGCCCTGGACCATCGGTCTGGTGGGCATCAGCACCGTCATTTCCTTTGTGCTGGGCAGCTTGCTGGGTTTGTGGACCGCCTGGAAACGCGGCAACAAGGTGGCAGATGCCATGGTGCCTCTGGGCCTGTTCCTGAACAGCATGCCTTACTTCTGGTTTGCATTGATTTCCCTGTACATTTTTGCTTACCTGCTGAACTGGTTCCCACTCAGTGGTGGGTACGCTTCAAACCTGTCTCCCAGCGATGGCTGGCCTTACTTCCAGAGCATCTTGCTGCACGGCTTTCTGCCTGCTTTCACCATCGTGGTGACCGGGATTGGGGGCTGGCTGGTGGGCATGCGCAACAATGCCGTGTCTGTCTTGAACGAGGATTATGTGACTTTTGCAGAAGCCAAGGGCCTGCGTCCTGAGCGCATCAAGAACCAGTATGTGGCCAGAAACGCCATTCTGCCTTCCATCACTGGATTTGGCATGGCCCTGGGCTTCGTGGTCGGCGGAAGCATCGTCACCGAGATTGTGTTTTCCTACCCTGGCATTGGCCGCCTGCTGTACCAGGCCGTCACCGCCCTCGATTATCCCCTGATGCAGGGCATCTTCCTGTTCATCACCGCAGCGGTCTTGATTGCCAACCTGCTGGTGGAAGTCAGTTACGTGTTCCTGGACCCCCGCGTAAGAGGAGGCAAATGA
- a CDS encoding ABC transporter substrate-binding protein — MKNANVYTKAARVALTAALLTASLAHAESVFRIARDSASLASVNLNPFSGGSQRLYPTVSAIYETLFYVNSLTGDVENVLGTGYKWDKGNKKLTVTVRDGVKWSDGTAFTAKDVEFTFDYLKQNPAIDGAALWKNGLTDVKASGNTVTFTFKDKNIPVFVYIAHQTIVPQHIWSKIKDPTTETNTKPVATGPFLFQSANSQSIKVVKNPNYWMKGYPKIDAIQWEVVGGADAILLKLLRGDADYSYANIPDIKNVYVNKNPDTNKFYWPVTGGNYLYFNTAKAPFSDVNFRKAISSAINTEEVALKAYSGLVKAASPSGIIPTQQGKWLSKSIAAKGVTFDVNKAREYLKKGGYKVVNGKLTDKSGKTLPTFKILVGAGWTDFITMAQVIGNNLKQIGIDTTIDQQTWGSYSGGLQTGTYDMGISWGWGGGETPYNLFFQSFAPEFSAKVGDSAASNLTRYTKSNITSALKRFQQNSDPAVQKKAIDTIVNQFVTDVPFFPLTDRVNFTTYNSKNFKGFPTDANPYYDGGADDQIGARLLFLNLEAK; from the coding sequence ATGAAAAATGCAAACGTTTACACCAAAGCTGCCCGTGTTGCCCTGACCGCCGCCCTGCTCACCGCTTCCCTCGCCCACGCAGAGAGCGTGTTCCGCATTGCCCGTGACTCCGCGTCCCTGGCCAGCGTGAACCTCAACCCCTTCTCTGGAGGCAGCCAGCGCCTCTACCCCACTGTTTCCGCCATCTACGAGACCCTCTTCTACGTCAACTCCCTGACCGGCGACGTGGAAAATGTGCTGGGCACCGGCTACAAGTGGGACAAGGGCAACAAGAAACTGACCGTCACCGTGCGCGATGGAGTCAAATGGAGCGACGGCACCGCCTTCACCGCCAAAGACGTGGAATTCACCTTCGATTACCTGAAGCAAAACCCCGCCATTGACGGCGCTGCCCTCTGGAAAAACGGCCTCACCGACGTGAAAGCCAGCGGCAACACCGTGACCTTCACCTTCAAAGACAAGAACATCCCCGTCTTTGTGTACATCGCCCACCAGACCATCGTGCCCCAGCACATCTGGAGCAAGATCAAAGACCCCACCACCGAAACCAACACCAAACCTGTGGCCACCGGACCTTTCCTGTTCCAGAGCGCCAACAGCCAGAGCATCAAAGTGGTGAAAAACCCCAACTACTGGATGAAAGGCTACCCCAAAATCGACGCCATCCAGTGGGAAGTGGTGGGCGGTGCAGACGCCATCCTGCTGAAACTGCTTAGAGGAGACGCCGATTACTCCTACGCCAACATCCCCGACATCAAGAACGTTTACGTCAACAAGAACCCCGACACCAACAAGTTCTACTGGCCCGTGACCGGCGGCAACTACCTGTACTTCAACACCGCCAAGGCCCCCTTCAGCGACGTGAACTTCCGCAAGGCCATCTCCAGCGCCATCAACACCGAAGAAGTGGCCCTCAAAGCCTACTCCGGTCTGGTCAAGGCAGCCAGCCCCAGCGGCATCATCCCCACCCAGCAGGGCAAGTGGCTCTCCAAGAGCATCGCAGCCAAGGGCGTGACCTTTGATGTCAACAAGGCCAGAGAGTACCTGAAAAAAGGTGGCTACAAGGTCGTCAACGGCAAACTGACCGACAAGAGCGGAAAAACCCTCCCCACCTTCAAGATCCTGGTGGGCGCAGGCTGGACCGACTTCATCACCATGGCCCAGGTGATCGGCAACAACCTCAAACAGATCGGCATTGACACCACCATCGACCAGCAAACCTGGGGCAGCTACTCTGGCGGCCTGCAGACCGGCACCTACGACATGGGCATTTCCTGGGGCTGGGGCGGCGGCGAAACCCCCTACAACCTGTTCTTCCAGAGCTTTGCACCTGAATTCAGCGCCAAAGTCGGAGACAGCGCCGCTTCCAACCTGACCCGTTACACCAAGAGCAACATCACCTCTGCCCTCAAACGCTTCCAGCAGAACAGCGACCCCGCCGTGCAGAAGAAAGCCATCGACACCATCGTCAACCAGTTCGTCACCGATGTGCCCTTCTTCCCCCTGACCGACCGCGTGAACTTCACCACCTACAACAGCAAGAACTTCAAAGGCTTCCCCACCGACGCCAACCCCTACTACGACGGTGGAGCAGACGACCAGATCGGTGCCCGCCTGCTGTTCCTGAACCTGGAAGCCAAATAA
- a CDS encoding LacI family DNA-binding transcriptional regulator, with translation MTSRSQNRPNIRAVAMQAGVSTATVSRAINTPERLDPETLKRVLHVVQELGYVPNLTGRSLVMGRTHAVGVVVPNVGWPLFASFARGIEMELNASTLMPIIVSTDDLQDREKDAARALVERSVDGLILISSNLAPGEIERLAPNMFRVHINPQIDGHEHQIRVDDVAGGYLAADHLIKSGHKRIAHVAGEFRSGRDRAQGFLKRLSEEGLEPFVLYTGDFTVEAGEKSVDKILEIGVPDAIFAASDLMAAGVCRALNRAGLRVPDAVSVMGYDDNPIAALLDPPLTTIRQLDIELGKMAGKMFLSLMEGEEAHSEIIVPELIERQTTRSRLRR, from the coding sequence ATGACCAGCAGAAGCCAAAACCGACCCAACATCCGGGCTGTCGCCATGCAGGCAGGTGTTTCCACAGCCACCGTTTCCCGGGCCATCAACACCCCGGAACGGCTGGATCCGGAAACCCTCAAGCGGGTGCTGCATGTGGTGCAGGAACTGGGCTACGTGCCCAACCTGACCGGACGCAGTCTGGTGATGGGCCGCACCCACGCTGTGGGTGTGGTGGTGCCCAATGTGGGCTGGCCGCTGTTTGCTTCCTTTGCCAGAGGCATCGAAATGGAACTGAACGCCTCGACTTTGATGCCGATCATCGTCTCCACCGACGACCTGCAAGACCGCGAAAAAGACGCTGCCAGAGCCCTGGTGGAGCGTTCCGTGGATGGTCTGATTCTGATTTCTTCCAACCTCGCACCAGGCGAAATTGAACGCCTTGCTCCCAACATGTTCCGGGTGCACATCAACCCCCAGATCGACGGCCATGAGCACCAGATCCGGGTGGACGATGTGGCCGGAGGGTACCTTGCCGCAGACCACCTGATCAAAAGCGGCCACAAACGCATTGCCCATGTGGCCGGGGAATTTCGTTCAGGACGGGACAGGGCTCAGGGATTTTTGAAGCGCCTCTCTGAAGAAGGCCTGGAACCTTTTGTCCTTTACACCGGAGATTTCACGGTGGAAGCCGGAGAGAAAAGTGTGGATAAAATTCTGGAAATTGGAGTTCCAGACGCCATTTTTGCAGCCAGCGATTTGATGGCTGCCGGGGTGTGCCGTGCCCTCAACCGGGCAGGTCTGCGTGTTCCTGATGCCGTTTCGGTGATGGGCTACGACGACAATCCTATTGCTGCACTTCTGGACCCCCCCCTCACCACCATCCGCCAGCTGGACATCGAGCTGGGAAAAATGGCCGGAAAAATGTTTCTCTCCCTGATGGAGGGAGAGGAAGCCCACAGCGAAATCATTGTTCCAGAGCTGATTGAACGCCAGACCACCCGCAGCCGCCTTCGCAGGTGA
- a CDS encoding diguanylate cyclase domain-containing protein, giving the protein MTPVKSVAVLTDYLYPYQTTLIAGVQHALEEQGVASTVFVGRNFNTPRATLQRATDIYKLIDPSRYLGVILLASPLGVHVSDEEFARCIQSYRPLPIVSIGRRIPETSNVLLDNRPAMRSLMEHLVTVRKLKSLVFMRGIPGNYDSEEREQVFREVLHEHQLPVQEELILTGDYASSRAYLEMTRLLQRTREFEGVVCANDEMAEGAIQAITALGLRVPEDIAVVGFDDSEEFKHVVPALTTVRQPFFEQGVEAGRMLLSMAHEGAGVQDHYISPQLVVRESCGPPLAGFEFLSPSEMFRGVVEAQQKLLTLFEQVAVHAEQHSRFLTSWKEALLRRTRLDQEFFLWRDGLQGCVQKLALQVKPDQQQQVLALGFAAQSILGSALQMLHSRNQLLLVGSTKNAPGLFAVQNHEDLFEALRVHLEHLYIRHCMLVLYESYDSTPAPFAHVAMAAGTLSNLDSSVFATRDLLPESMQEELAAGSLLLTPLYVNDLHYGYLLYEPPTSGRFDEESLCHSVSHAIQQLEQTLALRSYAENLEVQVQARTRELQDEVTERMKAEKALRVANEELQRFAFLDGLTQIYNRAAFNEHLQSQWVNHLRHNRPLSLILCDVDFFKRYNDHYGHLEGDRCLQHIAQALSRSVRNRGDTVARYGGEEFVVILPETTPMGAMLVAQRIQQEVRGLEISHEKSDISPLVTVSVGVATLVPQSGMSPEDLIHMADQCLYRAKQAGRGRIMQHSLTNF; this is encoded by the coding sequence ATGACTCCTGTGAAAAGCGTTGCTGTGCTCACCGACTACCTTTATCCTTACCAGACCACCCTGATTGCAGGCGTGCAGCACGCCTTAGAAGAGCAGGGCGTGGCCTCCACTGTTTTTGTGGGTCGCAACTTCAACACCCCGAGAGCCACCCTGCAGCGCGCCACGGACATTTACAAATTGATTGATCCTTCCCGGTATCTGGGTGTGATTCTGCTGGCTTCGCCTCTGGGGGTGCATGTTTCAGATGAGGAGTTTGCCCGGTGCATTCAGTCTTACCGTCCCCTGCCCATTGTGAGCATCGGGCGCAGGATTCCTGAAACCTCCAACGTGCTGCTGGACAACCGACCTGCCATGCGCTCCCTGATGGAGCACCTGGTCACGGTGCGCAAATTGAAAAGCCTGGTGTTCATGCGGGGCATTCCTGGAAATTACGATTCCGAAGAGCGTGAGCAGGTGTTCCGTGAAGTGCTGCACGAGCACCAGCTACCCGTGCAGGAAGAATTGATCCTGACCGGGGATTATGCTTCTTCGCGGGCTTATCTGGAAATGACCCGTTTGTTGCAGCGCACCCGAGAGTTTGAAGGCGTGGTCTGTGCCAACGATGAAATGGCCGAAGGGGCCATCCAGGCCATCACGGCACTGGGATTGCGGGTTCCAGAAGACATTGCCGTGGTGGGCTTCGATGACAGCGAGGAATTCAAGCATGTGGTTCCAGCACTGACCACCGTCAGGCAGCCGTTTTTTGAGCAAGGCGTGGAGGCAGGGCGGATGCTGCTGTCCATGGCCCATGAAGGGGCAGGCGTGCAGGACCATTACATCAGTCCCCAGCTGGTGGTGCGGGAATCGTGTGGTCCGCCTCTGGCAGGGTTTGAATTCCTTTCTCCCAGCGAGATGTTTCGTGGGGTGGTGGAAGCCCAGCAGAAGTTGCTGACGCTGTTTGAGCAGGTGGCCGTGCATGCGGAGCAACACAGCCGGTTTCTGACCTCCTGGAAAGAAGCTTTGCTGCGCCGCACCCGTCTGGACCAGGAGTTTTTCCTGTGGCGGGATGGTCTTCAGGGCTGTGTGCAAAAGCTCGCCCTGCAGGTCAAGCCAGACCAGCAACAGCAGGTGCTGGCCCTGGGGTTTGCCGCCCAGTCCATTCTGGGCAGTGCTTTGCAGATGCTGCATTCCCGGAACCAGCTGCTGCTGGTGGGCAGCACCAAGAATGCCCCTGGTCTTTTTGCCGTGCAGAACCATGAGGATCTGTTTGAGGCCCTGAGGGTGCATCTGGAACACCTTTACATCCGGCACTGCATGCTGGTGCTGTACGAGAGTTATGATTCCACCCCTGCTCCTTTTGCCCATGTGGCCATGGCCGCCGGGACCCTCTCCAACCTGGATTCTTCGGTGTTTGCCACCCGCGATCTGTTGCCAGAGAGCATGCAGGAGGAGCTGGCTGCAGGCAGTTTGCTGCTGACCCCCCTGTATGTGAATGACCTGCACTATGGGTACCTGCTGTACGAACCGCCCACGTCTGGAAGGTTCGATGAGGAAAGCCTGTGTCACAGCGTCAGCCATGCCATCCAGCAACTGGAACAAACGCTGGCCCTGCGCAGTTATGCCGAGAACCTGGAGGTGCAGGTGCAGGCCCGCACCCGTGAATTGCAGGATGAGGTCACAGAGCGCATGAAGGCCGAGAAAGCCCTGCGGGTCGCCAATGAGGAGCTGCAGCGTTTTGCTTTTCTGGATGGCCTCACCCAGATTTACAACCGGGCGGCGTTCAATGAGCACCTGCAGAGCCAGTGGGTGAACCACCTCAGACACAACAGGCCCCTGAGTCTGATTCTGTGTGATGTGGATTTCTTCAAGCGCTACAACGACCATTACGGTCACCTGGAAGGGGACCGCTGCCTGCAGCACATTGCCCAGGCCCTGTCCCGTTCGGTGCGCAACCGGGGAGACACGGTGGCCCGCTATGGAGGTGAAGAGTTCGTGGTGATCCTGCCCGAAACCACCCCGATGGGAGCCATGCTGGTGGCCCAGCGCATCCAGCAGGAGGTTCGGGGGCTGGAAATCAGCCACGAAAAATCCGACATCAGCCCACTGGTCACGGTGAGTGTGGGGGTGGCGACCCTGGTGCCGCAGTCCGGGATGTCTCCCGAGGACCTGATCCACATGGCCGACCAGTGCCTGTACCGCGCCAAACAGGCTGGTCGGGGCCGCATCATGCAGCATTCTCTGACCAATTTCTGA
- the uvrB gene encoding excinuclease ABC subunit UvrB has product MLKVKSEFTPSGDQPTAIRSLVEGLDDGLRFQTLLGATGTGKTYTVAKVIEETQRPAFILAPNKILTAQLASEFRAFFPDAAVEFFVSYYDYYQPEAYVPGKDLFIEKDAAINQELERLRHSTTRSLLTRPDTIVVASVSAIYGLGDPEEYRKMNIIIKVGEKMGRDEVIDRLLELQYERNDIEIQPGRFRAKGDVMEIWPSYDEAPMRVELWGDEVDRIVMYDPLTGNVAAELPSSVIYPAKHYVSSAGNVERAIVTIQEELEQRLEYFKSVGKLLEAQRLKERTLYDLEMLKVLGYCSGIENYSRHMDGREAGATPYTMIDYFPENFITFIDESHVTVPQIGGMSNGDRSRKQTLVDFGFRLPSAMDNRPLKFEEFLEKTGQIVFVSATPGLYEREISGNIAEQIIRPTGLIDPTVTLRPIQGQVEDLLGRVRERAAKGERVLVTTLTKRMAEDLTEYLLEKGARARYMHSDIDTVERQVIIRDLRLGHYDVLVGINLLREGLDLPEVSLVAILDADKPGFLRSERSLIQTIGRAARNVNGEVVLYGDVVTPAMDYAMKETERRREKQQKYNEEHGITPETIKKEVRDVIRGEEEPELKKDMPDTMDRDTILAQITDLELDMWQASEDLDFEKAASLRDQIREREAKLSGKDFKQPTVPGQKVRKKGRR; this is encoded by the coding sequence ATGCTCAAGGTGAAATCAGAATTTACACCCAGTGGAGATCAACCGACAGCCATTCGCAGTCTGGTGGAGGGCCTGGACGACGGGCTCAGGTTTCAAACCCTCCTGGGCGCGACTGGGACGGGAAAAACCTATACGGTTGCCAAAGTCATCGAGGAGACCCAGCGGCCTGCTTTCATCCTTGCCCCCAACAAAATCCTGACCGCCCAGCTGGCCAGTGAATTCCGGGCTTTCTTTCCAGATGCAGCTGTGGAGTTCTTTGTCAGTTACTACGATTACTACCAGCCGGAAGCTTACGTTCCCGGAAAAGATTTGTTCATCGAGAAAGATGCAGCCATCAACCAGGAACTTGAGCGCCTGAGGCACAGCACCACCCGCAGTTTGCTCACCCGACCGGACACCATTGTGGTGGCCTCGGTGTCTGCGATTTACGGTCTGGGGGATCCCGAAGAGTACCGCAAGATGAACATCATCATCAAGGTCGGCGAGAAGATGGGCCGCGATGAGGTGATTGACCGACTGCTGGAACTGCAGTATGAGCGCAACGACATCGAGATCCAGCCCGGGCGTTTCCGGGCCAAAGGGGATGTCATGGAGATCTGGCCTTCCTACGATGAAGCCCCCATGCGGGTGGAACTGTGGGGCGACGAGGTGGACCGCATCGTGATGTACGATCCGCTGACCGGGAATGTGGCTGCAGAGCTGCCTTCCAGTGTGATCTATCCGGCCAAGCATTATGTGTCCAGTGCAGGCAACGTGGAGCGGGCCATCGTGACCATCCAGGAGGAACTGGAGCAGCGCCTGGAGTACTTCAAGAGTGTGGGCAAACTGCTGGAAGCCCAGCGCCTGAAAGAGCGCACCCTCTACGATCTGGAGATGCTCAAGGTGCTGGGGTACTGCTCAGGCATTGAGAACTACTCCAGACACATGGACGGACGGGAAGCCGGGGCCACCCCATACACCATGATCGATTACTTCCCGGAGAACTTCATCACCTTCATTGATGAGTCACACGTCACGGTGCCGCAGATTGGCGGCATGAGCAACGGGGACCGCAGCCGCAAGCAAACCCTGGTGGATTTCGGGTTCCGGCTGCCCAGTGCCATGGACAACCGCCCCCTCAAATTCGAGGAGTTTTTGGAGAAAACCGGTCAGATCGTGTTCGTGAGCGCCACCCCCGGCCTTTACGAGCGGGAGATCTCCGGGAACATTGCAGAGCAGATCATTCGCCCCACAGGTCTGATTGATCCCACCGTGACGTTGCGGCCCATCCAGGGACAGGTGGAGGACTTGCTGGGCCGGGTGCGTGAACGGGCGGCAAAAGGAGAGCGGGTGCTGGTGACCACCCTCACCAAGCGCATGGCAGAAGACCTCACCGAGTACCTGCTGGAAAAAGGGGCGCGGGCCAGGTACATGCACTCCGACATCGACACTGTTGAGCGCCAGGTGATCATCCGGGATTTGCGCCTCGGGCACTACGATGTGCTGGTCGGAATCAATTTGCTGCGTGAAGGTCTGGATTTGCCAGAGGTCTCGCTGGTGGCCATTCTGGATGCAGACAAACCCGGTTTCCTGCGCAGTGAGCGCAGCCTGATTCAGACCATTGGTCGCGCGGCCCGCAACGTGAATGGCGAGGTGGTGCTGTATGGCGATGTGGTCACACCTGCCATGGACTACGCCATGAAGGAAACCGAGCGCCGCCGTGAGAAACAGCAGAAGTACAACGAGGAGCACGGCATCACCCCCGAAACCATCAAAAAAGAAGTGCGGGACGTGATCCGTGGCGAGGAAGAACCCGAACTCAAGAAAGACATGCCCGACACCATGGACCGGGACACCATCCTGGCCCAGATCACCGATCTGGAACTGGACATGTGGCAGGCCTCAGAAGACCTCGATTTCGAGAAAGCCGCTTCTTTGCGCGACCAGATCCGGGAACGGGAAGCCAAGCTGTCCGGCAAGGACTTCAAGCAGCCCACGGTTCCGGGCCAGAAGGTGCGCAAGAAGGGCAGACGGTAA
- a CDS encoding GH1 family beta-glucosidase, whose amino-acid sequence MSQFPADFVWGTATSAYQIEGAVRTDGRGASVWDIFSHTPGKIKDGKNGDTACDHYHRSSEDIALMQELGMNAYRFSVSWPRIQPEGKGRPNKKGLGFYDRLIDQLLDSRIDPYATLFHWDLPQALEDQGGWLNRDTAHRFAEYAHILADAFQDRIKAWITLNEPFVVLTLGYALGQHAPGRTLLLDAMPVAHHQLLAHGLAVQAIREISRSPVGIAQNLAPVIPATDTDEDLQAAAHMDDLHNRLFLDPILHGEYPRSLLALLGEQAETFIRQEDFQMIGSRLDFLGVNYYAPDHVKASSTAPLGLETVPMLDYQQTGFGWPVVPEGLTQLLLDLKDRYAEKLPPIFITENGCSYPDAPDLAGKVNDSRRIEFLERHLDALGQAIEKGADVRGYFCWSLLDNFEWAEGYTQRFGLVHVDFQTFKRTPKASYYWLQGYLRSGKWRREGAV is encoded by the coding sequence ATGTCACAGTTTCCAGCAGATTTCGTGTGGGGCACCGCCACTTCGGCCTACCAGATTGAAGGGGCCGTGCGCACCGATGGGCGCGGAGCCAGCGTCTGGGACATCTTTTCCCACACCCCCGGCAAAATCAAAGATGGCAAGAACGGCGACACCGCCTGCGACCATTATCACAGGTCCTCTGAAGACATCGCCCTGATGCAGGAACTCGGGATGAATGCCTACCGGTTTTCGGTGTCCTGGCCGCGCATCCAGCCCGAAGGAAAAGGCAGGCCCAACAAAAAAGGTCTGGGTTTTTATGACCGCCTGATTGACCAGTTGCTGGACAGTCGAATTGACCCGTATGCCACGCTCTTTCACTGGGATTTGCCCCAGGCCCTCGAAGACCAGGGAGGCTGGCTCAACCGGGACACTGCCCACCGTTTTGCAGAATACGCCCACATCCTGGCAGATGCCTTCCAGGACCGCATCAAAGCCTGGATCACCCTCAATGAACCCTTTGTGGTGCTGACCCTGGGGTATGCCCTGGGACAGCATGCTCCAGGCAGAACCTTGCTTTTGGACGCCATGCCCGTGGCCCACCATCAATTGCTGGCCCACGGTCTGGCTGTGCAGGCCATCCGTGAGATCAGCCGCAGTCCAGTGGGCATTGCCCAGAACCTGGCCCCCGTGATTCCTGCCACCGACACAGACGAGGACCTGCAGGCAGCAGCCCACATGGATGACCTGCACAACCGTCTTTTCCTGGACCCCATCTTGCATGGTGAATATCCCAGAAGCCTGCTGGCCTTGCTGGGAGAACAGGCCGAAACCTTCATCCGGCAGGAAGACTTTCAGATGATTGGTTCCAGACTGGATTTCCTGGGGGTCAATTACTACGCCCCTGACCACGTGAAAGCCAGCAGCACTGCTCCACTGGGCCTGGAGACGGTCCCGATGCTGGATTACCAGCAGACGGGATTCGGCTGGCCTGTGGTTCCCGAAGGCCTCACCCAGTTGCTGCTGGACCTCAAAGACCGCTACGCAGAAAAACTGCCCCCCATCTTCATCACCGAAAATGGTTGCTCTTACCCCGATGCCCCCGATCTGGCAGGCAAGGTCAACGACTCCAGGCGCATCGAATTTCTGGAACGCCACCTGGACGCCCTCGGTCAGGCCATCGAAAAAGGCGCAGACGTGCGGGGTTACTTCTGCTGGTCTCTGCTGGACAACTTCGAGTGGGCAGAGGGGTACACCCAGCGTTTCGGACTGGTGCATGTGGATTTCCAGACCTTCAAGCGCACCCCCAAAGCGTCTTATTACTGGCTGCAGGGGTACCTGAGAAGTGGGAAGTGGAGGCGGGAAGGGGCGGTGTGA